From a region of the Pseudanabaena sp. ABRG5-3 genome:
- the metG gene encoding methionine--tRNA ligase, whose product MSLEPIALTTPLFYVNDRPHIGSAYPTIAADAFARFYRLKGHPVMFVTGTDEHGQKIQRTAEKNNLSPQEHCDRTVAEFYTLWEKFNIRFDRFTRTTAPKHQAIVNEFFQRVYDSGDIYLNQQKGWYCVACEEFKEERELPTSHHCPIHTNVVCEWRDEPNYFFRLSKYQDALDQFHEANPDFIQPESRRNEVLGFMKQGLQDFSISRVNLDWGFPIPTDPTHTIYVWFDALLGYVTALLEPEDEPTLENALKKWYPFNLHIIGKDILRFHAIYWPAMLMSAGLALPKRVFGHGLLTKDGLKMGKTLGNTIDPYDLVDRFGADAIRYYFLKEIEFGKDGDFSEERFISIVNADLANSLGNLLNRSLGMANKYCQGTIPAHDPSDPSEVSNLIKPVIEQAANLGDRVAIDYQNLNFRAACEKILELIWNCNKLIDETTPWKQFKAGKQKEVNETLYALLESVRIAVYLLSPITPSLSIASYQQLGLSFDETNPPDWSHTNWGILQSGFTLSSPTPIFQRIEKTGD is encoded by the coding sequence ATGTCTTTAGAACCGATTGCTTTAACTACACCACTTTTTTACGTCAACGATCGCCCACATATTGGCAGTGCCTATCCAACGATCGCTGCCGATGCTTTTGCACGGTTCTATCGGCTCAAAGGTCATCCTGTGATGTTTGTGACAGGCACAGATGAGCATGGACAAAAAATTCAGCGCACTGCCGAAAAAAATAATCTATCGCCCCAAGAACATTGCGATCGCACAGTTGCTGAGTTTTATACACTCTGGGAAAAGTTTAATATTCGCTTTGATCGCTTTACGCGCACCACTGCACCAAAACATCAAGCGATCGTGAATGAATTTTTTCAACGGGTCTACGATTCAGGTGACATTTACCTAAATCAGCAAAAGGGTTGGTATTGTGTCGCTTGTGAAGAATTCAAAGAGGAACGGGAACTTCCCACCAGCCATCATTGCCCGATCCATACCAATGTTGTGTGTGAATGGCGCGACGAACCTAACTATTTCTTCCGTCTATCTAAATATCAAGACGCACTCGATCAATTTCACGAAGCTAACCCTGACTTCATTCAGCCTGAAAGCCGCCGCAACGAAGTTCTCGGTTTTATGAAGCAAGGCTTGCAGGACTTTTCGATCTCTCGCGTGAATCTTGACTGGGGATTCCCGATTCCTACCGATCCCACCCATACTATTTATGTTTGGTTCGATGCCTTGCTTGGCTATGTGACGGCTCTGCTTGAGCCTGAGGATGAACCGACCCTAGAAAATGCTCTCAAGAAGTGGTATCCCTTCAATTTGCATATTATTGGTAAAGATATTTTAAGATTTCATGCGATTTATTGGCCAGCGATGCTGATGTCGGCAGGACTAGCTTTACCAAAGCGCGTATTTGGTCATGGTTTGCTAACAAAAGATGGGCTTAAAATGGGCAAGACCTTAGGCAATACGATTGATCCCTATGATCTCGTCGATCGCTTTGGTGCAGATGCCATTCGCTACTATTTCTTAAAAGAAATTGAATTTGGCAAAGATGGTGACTTTAGCGAGGAGAGATTTATCTCAATTGTCAATGCCGATCTTGCTAATAGCCTTGGCAATTTACTCAATCGCAGTCTAGGAATGGCAAACAAATATTGTCAAGGAACTATACCTGCACATGATCCCAGCGATCCCAGTGAGGTCTCAAATTTAATTAAACCAGTGATCGAACAGGCAGCAAATTTAGGCGATCGCGTGGCAATTGATTATCAAAATCTTAATTTTCGAGCTGCTTGCGAAAAAATCTTAGAGTTAATCTGGAATTGCAACAAATTAATTGATGAAACTACACCGTGGAAGCAATTTAAAGCAGGAAAACAAAAGGAAGTTAATGAAACTTTGTATGCTTTATTAGAATCTGTGCGTATCGCTGTTTATTTGCTTTCACCGATTACACCGAGCTTGAGTATTGCTTCCTATCAACAATTAGGCTTAAGTTTTGATGAAACTAACCCGCCTGATTGGAGTCATACAAATTGGGGAATACTACAATCAGGGTTCACCCTTTCCTCACCAACCCCAATATTTCAACGTATTGAAA
- the tadA gene encoding tRNA adenosine(34) deaminase TadA, whose translation MKNLQTHQNWMDQAISLAQQAGDAGEIPVGAIIVNNQGSAIATGVNRKERDQDPTAHAEIVAIREASRILKDWHLTGCTLYVTLEPCPMCAGAILQARISTLVYGADDPKTGSIRTVANLPDSPVSFHNLEAIAGIREQECQELLQAWFQKLRT comes from the coding sequence ATGAAAAACCTACAAACTCATCAAAATTGGATGGATCAAGCGATCTCCTTGGCACAACAAGCAGGAGATGCGGGAGAAATTCCTGTAGGGGCGATTATTGTCAATAATCAAGGAAGTGCGATCGCCACAGGAGTAAATCGCAAAGAGCGTGATCAAGATCCTACTGCTCATGCTGAGATTGTAGCGATTCGTGAGGCTTCACGCATATTAAAAGATTGGCATCTAACAGGTTGCACCCTCTATGTCACTTTAGAACCCTGTCCTATGTGTGCAGGGGCAATTTTGCAAGCGCGAATTAGTACTTTAGTTTACGGTGCTGATGATCCCAAAACAGGCTCAATTCGGACAGTAGCCAATTTACCCGATAGTCCTGTGTCTTTTCATAACTTGGAAGCGATCGCAGGAATTCGCGAACAGGAATGCCAAGAGTTATTGCAAGCTTGGTTTCAAAAACTCAGGACTTGA
- a CDS encoding Uma2 family endonuclease, with the protein MIIAVKPTQQWQQATWQDYEAMRDEENGDRCKLFFDNQRLWLEMGAEGINHARFGDLFAMILAFWAAKFPDVKLSTFGGCQLEKKGRRAIAPDMVVYVGEDAPTWKTGQSRFIDLDNWRSPDLVGEISDTTLAIDLDEKKRLYADLGISEYWVIDVRAYRLFAFKLDETGVYQQCEVSHVLPNLAIALLEQTVELLATKTNTEAAIWFSQQIAAHS; encoded by the coding sequence ATGATTATTGCCGTAAAACCTACTCAGCAATGGCAGCAAGCGACTTGGCAAGACTATGAAGCGATGCGAGATGAGGAAAATGGCGATCGCTGTAAATTGTTTTTTGATAATCAACGCTTGTGGTTAGAAATGGGTGCAGAAGGGATTAATCATGCTAGATTTGGCGACCTATTTGCCATGATTTTGGCTTTTTGGGCGGCAAAATTTCCAGATGTTAAATTAAGTACTTTTGGCGGCTGTCAGTTAGAAAAAAAGGGGCGTAGAGCGATTGCTCCCGATATGGTTGTGTATGTTGGTGAAGATGCCCCCACTTGGAAAACTGGTCAATCGCGGTTTATTGATCTGGACAATTGGCGATCGCCTGATTTAGTTGGAGAAATCTCTGATACGACATTGGCGATCGATCTAGATGAAAAAAAGCGGCTTTACGCAGATTTAGGAATTTCTGAATATTGGGTGATTGATGTTCGTGCTTATCGTCTATTTGCTTTTAAATTAGATGAAACTGGCGTTTATCAACAATGCGAAGTCTCTCATGTTCTACCAAATTTGGCGATCGCTTTGTTAGAACAAACTGTAGAACTGTTAGCTACAAAAACGAATACTGAAGCCGCAATCTGGTTTTCTCAGCAAATTGCCGCACATTCTTAG